A window of the Euzebya pacifica genome harbors these coding sequences:
- a CDS encoding branched-chain amino acid ABC transporter permease produces MSVDVTAPAPQPMPSGTTTARPSAPPPRLVVEQWAPDSRGRAQRHAVRIGLVLLVLFVTSLVPDVYTNLVSKAAVFAIVALSMNILVGYAGQVSLGHAAFFGAGAFAAGYTLTELDLPWGAGLVVAALSGAFAAVLLGAVALRVKGLYLAIVTISYGLFAQEVVFNITSLTGGGAGQVAPRPVMPGFIVSFMDGLGGPFSAMAGGLDGFTSDLSYAYLCIAFLAVFLLFDTLFAGSKAGRAVRALRESERVAASWGINVTGYKLLAFVLSGLIAAVAGGLFASIEQRVAPADFQFLLSITFLLMAVVGGVGNRWGVVQGGVLFAVLPTLLERSHENLHFWPFTAIDITLEPVISAALLILTLTLYPGGIAQQQHHLHSWLRMGKFKDDTADPLTDPPAVYREDPLADPEGARL; encoded by the coding sequence ATGTCGGTCGACGTCACCGCTCCGGCCCCCCAGCCCATGCCCTCGGGCACCACGACCGCCCGTCCGTCCGCGCCGCCGCCACGCCTCGTCGTGGAGCAGTGGGCCCCCGACTCCCGGGGACGCGCCCAGCGCCACGCCGTACGCATCGGCCTGGTCCTCCTCGTCCTGTTCGTCACCTCCCTGGTACCGGACGTCTACACCAACCTGGTCAGCAAGGCCGCCGTGTTCGCCATCGTGGCGCTGAGCATGAACATCCTCGTCGGCTACGCCGGCCAGGTGTCGCTCGGGCATGCGGCCTTCTTCGGCGCCGGGGCGTTCGCCGCCGGCTACACCCTCACCGAGCTCGACCTTCCTTGGGGTGCTGGCCTCGTCGTCGCCGCCCTCTCGGGGGCGTTCGCCGCGGTCCTCCTGGGCGCGGTCGCGCTGCGAGTCAAGGGCCTGTACCTGGCGATCGTCACGATCTCCTACGGCTTGTTCGCCCAGGAAGTGGTGTTCAACATCACTTCCCTGACCGGTGGCGGTGCAGGTCAGGTCGCCCCGCGTCCGGTCATGCCCGGCTTCATCGTGTCGTTCATGGACGGGCTCGGTGGCCCGTTCTCGGCCATGGCCGGCGGGCTCGACGGCTTCACGAGCGACCTCAGCTACGCCTACCTCTGCATCGCCTTCCTCGCGGTGTTCCTGCTGTTCGACACCCTCTTCGCCGGCTCCAAGGCAGGCCGGGCCGTCCGCGCCCTTCGCGAGAGCGAGCGGGTGGCGGCCTCCTGGGGCATCAACGTCACCGGGTACAAGCTGCTGGCGTTCGTCCTCTCCGGCCTCATCGCCGCCGTGGCGGGCGGCCTGTTCGCCTCCATCGAGCAGCGCGTGGCGCCGGCTGACTTCCAGTTCCTGCTCTCCATCACCTTCCTGCTGATGGCCGTCGTGGGTGGCGTGGGCAACCGATGGGGAGTGGTGCAGGGCGGTGTGTTGTTCGCGGTCCTTCCCACGCTGCTGGAGCGGTCCCACGAGAACCTCCACTTCTGGCCGTTCACCGCGATCGACATCACCCTCGAGCCGGTGATCAGCGCAGCGCTGCTGATCCTGACGTTGACCCTGTACCCGGGCGGTATCGCCCAGCAGCAGCACCATCTGCACTCGTGGCTGCGCATGGGCAAGTTCAAGGACGACACGGCAGATCCGCTGACCGACCCGCCCGCGGTCTACCGTGAGGACCCGCTGGCCGACCCGGAAGGAGCCCGGCTGTGA
- a CDS encoding ABC transporter substrate-binding protein, with protein sequence MPTMSIYRRLRFLAALAVFAMLAAACGLKAETREQIGFAAGGTNGFTDQTAFDSGTGSQVAGGTTGSTGGATGGTTGSTTGGTTGTTGTTGTTGTTGTTGGSTSTGGSTGGSTGGSTGGSTGGSTGGSTGGSTGGSTGGSTGGTTGGSTGGTTGGNTGGTTGGDTGGDTGGDTGGDTGGNTGGGTAAISGSDRTGVDAAAGSINIAVHAPVTGAAPLPVTSFEEARDLYYRYKVGQDGDIAGFTQFNISFADDRYQPSTAVQACRQLAADNFLLTGAGGTDQIQACGTFAEQQNIPYFSAGVTEAGLLGLRNYFAFSMSYRAQGLLLAQWVKAQHPGQKVAAVITDTPNFQDAVDGWEQGVAASGLDYYRTLRHPKGDNSWYNTYAADLQQNGVDVVYILTAPVDYIQFAQQANLANYNPQFVGVGVSMGLNAVLGSGCPNVDGGEFFSPFPGLDWARNNVPEFFSAAQQFGTPSDDIALSLWATGMIFSDLLEQYVSTYGSNDVTREDFRNLVENSTVETGIFPSTSYSPDNHFGANQVHVIKANCTTEEYETVASFATGF encoded by the coding sequence ATGCCCACCATGTCCATTTACCGACGCCTGCGTTTCCTCGCAGCCCTCGCGGTCTTCGCGATGCTCGCGGCCGCCTGCGGCCTGAAGGCCGAAACGCGTGAACAGATCGGTTTCGCCGCTGGCGGAACGAACGGCTTCACCGACCAGACCGCGTTCGACTCGGGGACCGGCAGCCAGGTCGCCGGCGGGACCACCGGCTCGACCGGTGGCGCGACCGGCGGCACCACGGGGAGCACCACGGGGGGCACGACCGGGACGACCGGAACGACGGGCACGACCGGGACCACCGGGACGACCGGTGGTTCGACCAGCACCGGCGGGTCCACGGGTGGCAGCACCGGTGGCTCGACGGGCGGGTCCACGGGTGGCAGCACCGGTGGCTCGACGGGCGGGTCCACGGGTGGCAGCACCGGTGGCTCGACGGGCGGGACCACGGGTGGCAGCACCGGCGGAACCACCGGGGGCAACACCGGCGGGACCACGGGCGGGGACACCGGCGGTGACACGGGTGGCGACACGGGTGGCGACACCGGTGGGAACACGGGCGGCGGTACCGCGGCCATCAGCGGTTCGGACCGCACCGGCGTCGACGCCGCAGCCGGTTCCATCAACATCGCGGTCCACGCGCCGGTGACCGGCGCCGCTCCGCTGCCCGTCACCTCCTTCGAGGAGGCTCGCGACCTCTACTACCGGTACAAGGTGGGGCAGGACGGCGACATCGCCGGGTTCACCCAGTTCAACATCTCCTTCGCCGATGACCGCTACCAGCCCTCCACCGCCGTGCAGGCCTGCCGCCAGCTGGCCGCCGACAACTTCCTGCTGACCGGCGCCGGCGGTACCGACCAGATCCAGGCCTGCGGCACCTTCGCGGAGCAGCAGAACATCCCCTACTTCTCCGCGGGCGTCACCGAGGCCGGCCTCCTGGGCCTGCGCAACTACTTCGCCTTCTCCATGAGCTACCGGGCCCAGGGCCTCCTGCTCGCCCAGTGGGTCAAGGCCCAGCACCCCGGCCAGAAGGTCGCGGCGGTCATCACCGACACCCCGAACTTCCAGGATGCCGTCGACGGCTGGGAGCAGGGCGTCGCGGCGTCCGGCCTGGACTACTACCGCACCCTGCGACACCCCAAGGGTGACAACTCCTGGTACAACACCTACGCCGCGGACCTGCAGCAGAACGGTGTCGACGTCGTCTACATCCTCACCGCCCCGGTGGACTACATCCAGTTCGCCCAGCAGGCCAACCTGGCCAACTACAACCCCCAGTTCGTGGGCGTGGGTGTCTCCATGGGCCTCAACGCCGTCCTCGGATCGGGCTGCCCCAACGTCGACGGCGGCGAGTTCTTCTCGCCCTTCCCCGGCCTGGACTGGGCGCGCAACAACGTGCCGGAGTTCTTCTCCGCAGCCCAGCAGTTCGGCACCCCCAGCGACGACATCGCCTTGTCCCTGTGGGCCACCGGCATGATCTTCTCCGACCTGCTCGAGCAGTACGTCAGCACCTACGGGAGCAACGACGTGACGCGCGAGGACTTCCGCAACCTCGTCGAGAACTCGACGGTGGAGACCGGCATCTTCCCGAGCACCTCCTACTCCCCGGACAACCACTTCGGGGCCAACCAGGTGCACGTGATCAAGGCCAACTGCACCACCGAGGAATACGAGACCGTCGCCAGCTTCGCCACCGGGTTCTAG
- a CDS encoding tetratricopeptide repeat protein: MTRPDLPAERPELPGSVYREIKRTSQPGQVDDVANAVGTAAEAMAEGDLPRALELLEWAKAKAPRSVAIREGLGVAHYLDQDFEAAQRELQAYRRMSGKADQNHLLADAARALGRPERVGELAEEVIAAHEKGQVPLDRVIETIIVQAGMTADQGKPDVALAILDRAPLPDGGVSIPHGRVWFAAGDIAESMGDLERAREYFAAAVLVEDDFLDAEERLESLGED, translated from the coding sequence GTGACCCGGCCGGACCTGCCAGCCGAGCGCCCCGAGCTGCCGGGCAGCGTCTATCGCGAGATCAAGCGCACGTCGCAGCCGGGTCAGGTCGACGATGTCGCCAACGCTGTCGGCACGGCGGCCGAGGCCATGGCAGAGGGCGACCTTCCCCGTGCCCTCGAGCTGCTGGAGTGGGCCAAGGCCAAGGCGCCGCGAAGCGTGGCGATCCGTGAGGGTCTCGGTGTCGCACATTACCTCGACCAGGACTTCGAGGCTGCCCAGCGGGAGCTGCAGGCCTACCGGCGCATGTCGGGCAAGGCCGACCAGAACCACCTGCTCGCCGACGCCGCCCGAGCGCTCGGTCGTCCCGAGCGGGTGGGCGAGCTGGCCGAGGAGGTCATCGCTGCCCACGAGAAGGGACAGGTCCCCCTGGACCGGGTCATCGAGACCATCATCGTCCAGGCCGGCATGACCGCAGATCAAGGCAAGCCCGACGTGGCGTTGGCGATCCTGGATCGTGCGCCGCTGCCCGACGGTGGCGTCAGCATTCCGCACGGCCGGGTCTGGTTCGCAGCCGGCGACATCGCCGAGTCGATGGGTGACCTCGAGCGGGCCCGGGAGTACTTCGCGGCCGCCGTCCTCGTCGAGGACGACTTCCTCGACGCAGAGGAACGGCTCGAGTCCCTCGGCGAGGACTGA
- a CDS encoding branched-chain amino acid ABC transporter permease, with the protein MDELINIFVIGVRTGAIYALIALGLALVFKATKVLNFAHGEIGTSSAFVSLFIMERMEALSIFSSADNPGTLTGGQLLVSVIPALLAGAMLSVMVKVILDRLKDSTPVTQLVLTIGVAVFMVGLQAKLFGVTGDPFPRFINGNAFTIPGSTIPVDWHTIIIVVVLGGAAALLALYFKTPYGVALLATSQDPFAAELQGINTNAITMSAWAVAGAMAGAAGLLAAGVFNLLGPGLLLARFLIPAFTGALLGGLTSMVGAVVGGLLLGVIVATANQINLTLDLGLPGPPQIAVLMSLLLVLLLRPRGLLGKEA; encoded by the coding sequence ATGGACGAGCTGATCAACATCTTCGTCATCGGTGTCCGCACCGGTGCGATCTACGCCCTCATCGCCCTCGGCTTGGCGCTGGTCTTCAAGGCCACCAAGGTCCTCAACTTCGCCCACGGCGAGATCGGCACGTCCAGCGCGTTCGTGTCGCTGTTCATCATGGAGCGGATGGAGGCGCTGTCGATCTTCAGCAGCGCCGACAACCCCGGCACCCTCACCGGCGGCCAGCTGCTGGTCTCCGTCATCCCCGCGTTGCTCGCCGGCGCCATGCTGAGCGTGATGGTCAAGGTCATCCTCGACCGGCTCAAGGACTCCACGCCCGTCACCCAGCTGGTGCTCACCATCGGTGTGGCCGTGTTCATGGTGGGCCTGCAGGCCAAGCTGTTCGGCGTCACCGGCGACCCGTTCCCCCGCTTCATCAACGGCAACGCGTTCACCATCCCCGGCTCGACGATCCCCGTCGACTGGCACACGATCATCATCGTGGTCGTGCTGGGTGGCGCAGCGGCGCTGCTGGCTCTGTACTTCAAGACGCCCTACGGCGTGGCGCTGCTTGCCACCTCCCAGGACCCGTTCGCCGCCGAGCTGCAGGGCATCAACACCAACGCGATCACGATGAGCGCGTGGGCGGTTGCCGGTGCGATGGCCGGTGCAGCCGGCCTGCTCGCCGCTGGTGTCTTCAACCTGCTCGGCCCGGGCCTGCTCCTGGCCCGGTTCCTCATCCCGGCCTTCACCGGCGCGCTGCTCGGAGGCCTGACCAGCATGGTCGGTGCCGTCGTCGGCGGCCTGCTGCTCGGTGTGATCGTCGCCACCGCCAACCAGATCAACCTCACCCTCGACCTGGGTCTCCCGGGTCCGCCGCAGATCGCGGTCCTCATGTCGCTGCTGCTCGTGCTGCTGTTGCGTCCACGGGGCCTGCTCGGAAAGGAGGCCTGA
- a CDS encoding DNA-3-methyladenine glycosylase translates to MTGRRLLDRSVLQGDSPVVAPRLLGTILERPEEGTAVRIIEVEAYDEDDPASHTFRGRTPRNAVMFGAAGHAYVYFTYGMHWCMNVVTGPDGHGQAVLLRAAEIVDGEAVLRARRGDRVRDRDLLRGPARLASALGIDGAMGGVDLLDPASPVRLARDGYEPPAVATGPRVGVRLAADRPWRFWIDGHPLVSRYVRHRRADESNGD, encoded by the coding sequence ATGACGGGCCGGCGCCTGCTGGACCGGTCCGTGCTGCAGGGGGACAGCCCCGTGGTCGCACCGCGGTTGCTGGGCACGATCCTGGAGCGCCCCGAGGAGGGGACCGCGGTCCGGATCATCGAGGTCGAGGCCTACGACGAGGACGATCCGGCGAGCCACACCTTCCGGGGCCGGACCCCTCGCAACGCGGTCATGTTCGGTGCGGCCGGGCATGCCTACGTCTACTTCACCTACGGCATGCACTGGTGCATGAACGTGGTCACCGGCCCCGATGGGCACGGCCAGGCGGTCCTCCTCCGCGCCGCGGAGATCGTCGACGGCGAAGCGGTGCTGCGCGCCCGGCGTGGCGACCGGGTCCGCGACCGCGACCTCCTGCGAGGCCCGGCACGCCTCGCCAGCGCCCTCGGCATCGACGGGGCCATGGGCGGCGTGGACCTGCTCGACCCGGCATCACCGGTCCGGCTGGCCCGCGACGGCTACGAGCCGCCGGCGGTCGCCACGGGGCCTCGGGTGGGTGTCCGGCTGGCAGCCGACCGGCCGTGGCGGTTCTGGATCGACGGCCATCCGTTGGTCAGCCGGTACGTGCGGCACCGGCGGGCGGACGAGTCGAACGGGGACTGA
- a CDS encoding ABC transporter ATP-binding protein, whose amino-acid sequence MTQLDTPVPDTATPPLAIPKGDSRYLLETKGIAIRFGGVQALGGVDFRVAPNEIVGVLGPNGAGKTTFFNCVSGFASPNEGRVFIKGEDVTALRPDERVIRGLGRTFQQVGLIRSFTLLENLLVAHHHKVAYGDGAGMFGMPWARREERELRRRAMEVLEFFGIAHLAHRTLDGMPYGMLKLCEVAAVMAVDPDILMLDEPLAGMAPEEAAEFCDRLLVMRDQLNISIVMIDHHVPQVLRVSDYVFVLSFGKLLAEGRAEEIRTNPAVAEAYMGEGATTLD is encoded by the coding sequence GTGACACAGCTCGACACTCCCGTGCCCGACACGGCCACACCACCCCTTGCCATCCCCAAGGGCGACTCCCGGTACCTGCTGGAGACCAAGGGGATCGCCATCCGCTTCGGCGGTGTCCAGGCGCTCGGCGGCGTCGACTTCCGGGTCGCCCCCAACGAGATCGTCGGGGTGCTCGGTCCCAACGGCGCCGGCAAGACCACCTTCTTCAACTGCGTCAGCGGCTTCGCGAGCCCCAACGAGGGCCGCGTCTTCATCAAGGGTGAGGACGTCACCGCGCTGCGACCCGACGAACGCGTCATCCGCGGCCTCGGACGCACCTTCCAGCAGGTGGGCCTCATCCGGTCCTTCACCCTCCTGGAGAACCTGCTCGTCGCCCACCACCACAAGGTGGCCTACGGCGACGGGGCCGGCATGTTCGGCATGCCCTGGGCCCGGCGCGAGGAACGCGAGCTGCGGCGACGGGCCATGGAGGTGCTGGAGTTCTTCGGCATCGCCCACCTCGCCCATCGCACGCTCGACGGGATGCCCTACGGCATGCTCAAGCTGTGCGAGGTCGCGGCGGTGATGGCCGTCGACCCCGACATCCTCATGCTGGACGAGCCGCTGGCCGGCATGGCGCCGGAGGAGGCCGCGGAGTTCTGCGATCGCCTGCTCGTCATGCGTGACCAGCTCAACATCTCCATCGTGATGATCGACCACCACGTGCCGCAGGTGCTGCGCGTCAGCGACTACGTCTTCGTCCTGTCCTTCGGCAAGCTGCTTGCCGAGGGTCGCGCCGAGGAGATCCGCACCAACCCGGCTGTGGCCGAGGCCTACATGGGTGAGGGGGCGACGACCCTTGACTGA
- a CDS encoding ABC transporter ATP-binding protein, which yields MTDALWKPPSSGEAVGEYEEYDPSTDLSRDPTMPLPSDEIAAVGGETAPGETLLEVSGLTAGYGGLQVLHGIDFTIRTGETAVLLGLNGAGKTTTASVLCGKVKPTGGTVSFEGRDASKWSVRQAVSNGIVMCPEGRRVFPQLSVRANLDVGGWTHRSDGDWMEQQREKVYDYFPRLRERHDQMAGTLSGGEQQMVAIGRSLMAKPKLLIIDEASMGLAPVIVKDVFEIVRQINADGTTVILIEQNIGALDVATLGLIMEQGTIVQEVRGAELSDPENVRKVFLG from the coding sequence TTGACTGACGCACTGTGGAAGCCACCGTCGAGCGGTGAGGCGGTGGGGGAGTACGAGGAGTACGACCCCAGCACCGACCTCTCCCGCGATCCGACCATGCCGCTGCCGAGCGACGAGATCGCCGCCGTCGGTGGCGAGACGGCGCCCGGCGAGACGTTGCTGGAGGTGTCGGGCCTGACCGCCGGGTACGGCGGCCTGCAGGTCCTGCACGGCATCGACTTCACCATCCGCACCGGCGAGACCGCGGTGCTCCTCGGCCTCAACGGGGCAGGGAAGACCACCACCGCCTCGGTGCTGTGCGGGAAGGTCAAGCCCACGGGCGGGACCGTGTCCTTCGAGGGGCGTGATGCCTCCAAGTGGTCGGTCCGACAGGCGGTGTCCAACGGCATCGTCATGTGTCCCGAGGGCCGGCGGGTGTTCCCCCAGCTGTCGGTGCGCGCCAACCTCGACGTCGGTGGCTGGACGCACCGGTCCGACGGCGACTGGATGGAGCAGCAGCGGGAGAAGGTCTACGACTACTTCCCGCGGCTCCGCGAACGCCACGACCAGATGGCCGGCACGCTGTCGGGCGGTGAGCAGCAGATGGTCGCCATCGGGCGGAGCCTGATGGCCAAGCCGAAGCTGCTGATCATCGACGAGGCGTCCATGGGCCTGGCCCCCGTCATCGTCAAGGACGTCTTCGAGATCGTCCGCCAGATCAACGCCGACGGCACCACCGTCATCCTCATCGAGCAGAACATCGGCGCGCTCGACGTGGCCACCCTGGGCTTGATCATGGAGCAGGGAACCATCGTGCAGGAGGTCCGGGGCGCCGAGCTATCCGACCCCGAGAACGTCCGGAAGGTGTTCCTCGGATGA
- the istB gene encoding IS21-like element helper ATPase IstB has translation MATTPASATDSHLAYLCRAMKAPSLAAAAPRLADRAREEGWTHEAFLAACLEKEVDARAAHGGQARIKAAKFPARKTLEDFDFDHQTSVKRELIGHLGQLDFVDARANVVFLGPPGTGKTHLSIALGIRACLAGHRVAFATAAQWVDRLGAAHAAGRLQDELRALGRVPVVVIDEVGYIPFEAEAANLFFQLIAARYERASVIMSSNKPFSRWGEVFGDPVVAAAMIDRLVHHADVVPLKGDSYRLKDRDLGRVPAADPAP, from the coding sequence ATGGCAACCACGCCGGCGTCGGCCACCGACAGCCACCTGGCCTACCTGTGCCGGGCCATGAAGGCCCCGTCCCTCGCGGCGGCCGCCCCGCGGCTGGCCGACCGGGCCCGCGAGGAGGGCTGGACCCACGAGGCGTTCCTCGCCGCGTGCCTTGAGAAAGAAGTCGACGCCCGCGCCGCCCACGGCGGCCAGGCCCGCATCAAAGCCGCGAAGTTCCCGGCCCGCAAGACCCTGGAGGACTTCGACTTCGACCACCAGACCTCCGTCAAGCGCGAATTGATCGGCCATCTCGGCCAGCTCGACTTCGTCGACGCCCGCGCCAACGTGGTGTTCCTCGGCCCGCCCGGCACCGGCAAGACCCACCTCTCCATCGCGCTGGGCATCCGCGCCTGCCTGGCCGGTCACCGCGTCGCCTTCGCCACCGCCGCCCAATGGGTCGACCGGCTCGGCGCCGCCCACGCCGCCGGCCGGCTCCAGGACGAACTCCGCGCCCTCGGCCGCGTCCCCGTCGTGGTCATCGACGAGGTCGGCTACATCCCGTTTGAGGCCGAGGCCGCCAACCTGTTCTTCCAACTCATCGCCGCCAGATACGAACGCGCCAGCGTGATCATGAGCTCCAACAAGCCATTCAGCCGGTGGGGCGAGGTCTTCGGCGACCCCGTCGTGGCCGCAGCCATGATCGACCGGCTCGTCCACCACGCCGACGTCGTCCCGCTCAAGGGCGACAGCTACCGCCTCAAGGACCGCGACCTCGGCCGCGTCCCCGCCGCCGACCCAGCACCATGA
- a CDS encoding transposase, translated as MLGGHLWCLRDLGRVPRKGVYDGEPAISVRRGRKLVYTQEYLAFRGTLGMGSIVLAKGHPERKGVVERANGYLETSFMPGRSFGSIDDFNTQLGLWLEDRANVRVHAGLRQRPSERIDADLAAMLPLPPVPPDVDWTHTVRLGADHWVRVDTNDYSVHPGAIGRKVTIRRTADQVVVTCGRDEVARHDRVLAKHQTITDPAHDAARKARAQLLELPVAGPDTGVEQRDLADYDRLLGVA; from the coding sequence GTGCTCGGCGGGCACCTGTGGTGCCTCCGCGACCTGGGCCGGGTGCCCCGCAAGGGGGTGTATGACGGCGAGCCCGCGATCAGCGTCCGGCGGGGCCGCAAGCTGGTCTACACCCAGGAGTACTTGGCGTTCCGAGGCACGTTGGGGATGGGCTCGATCGTGCTGGCCAAGGGCCACCCGGAGCGCAAGGGGGTGGTGGAGCGGGCCAACGGCTACCTGGAAACGAGCTTCATGCCCGGACGCAGCTTCGGCTCGATCGACGACTTCAACACCCAGCTGGGCCTGTGGCTTGAGGACCGGGCCAACGTCAGGGTCCACGCCGGGCTGCGCCAGCGGCCCTCCGAACGCATCGACGCCGACCTGGCCGCGATGCTGCCGCTGCCGCCGGTGCCGCCCGATGTCGATTGGACCCACACCGTCCGGTTGGGCGCCGACCACTGGGTGCGGGTGGACACCAACGACTACTCCGTCCACCCGGGCGCGATCGGCCGCAAGGTCACCATCCGCCGCACCGCCGATCAGGTCGTGGTGACCTGTGGCCGCGACGAGGTCGCCCGCCACGACCGGGTCCTCGCCAAGCATCAGACCATCACCGACCCGGCCCACGACGCCGCCCGCAAGGCCCGCGCCCAGCTGCTCGAGCTGCCCGTCGCCGGCCCCGACACCGGTGTGGAGCAGCGGGACCTCGCCGACTACGACCGGCTGCTCGGGGTGGCCTGA
- a CDS encoding ISL3 family transposase, with protein MADDTALGTVVLGLEGFVLLEAREVDGEVELAVETMAVTTGCPECGVVARAHGRRATVVRDVAMGGRPCRLAWSKRLWRCEEQLCPKRTWTERRDDAALPRAVLTERARAHVCVQVGRHGRPVAQLAREFGTGWNTAMAAVRDHGLPLTEDPARTAGVASLGVDETSFQAAGPRRRTTFVTGLVDLDTGRLLDVVDGRAGTSVAGWLQQRGDGWLSAVRRVALDPHRGYLNALLEGLDAPTAVVDAFHVIKLANTVVDEVRRRVQQDEMGHRGHKGDPLYGIRRTLLVGTERLTDKGKARLEAALVAGDPDCEVWYAHHVKELLRRVYRADAHDEAADRLEEFHEACQFVEIPEIRRLARTLRHWHHQLLAYWRCDGLSNGKTEAINALIKRIKRVGHGFRNLANYRLRLLLFCGKPAWQDQPAARLRGPRHAS; from the coding sequence ATGGCCGACGATACGGCGCTGGGCACTGTTGTGCTCGGCTTGGAAGGCTTCGTGCTGCTCGAAGCCAGGGAGGTGGACGGCGAGGTCGAGCTCGCCGTTGAGACAATGGCGGTGACCACCGGCTGCCCGGAGTGCGGGGTGGTCGCGCGTGCGCACGGCCGCCGCGCCACCGTGGTGCGTGACGTAGCGATGGGCGGTCGGCCGTGCCGGTTGGCGTGGTCCAAGCGGCTGTGGCGTTGCGAGGAACAGTTGTGCCCGAAGCGGACGTGGACCGAGCGACGCGATGACGCGGCCCTGCCGCGGGCGGTGCTGACCGAGCGGGCCCGCGCCCACGTGTGTGTCCAAGTGGGCCGTCATGGCCGGCCGGTTGCCCAGCTGGCCCGCGAGTTCGGCACCGGCTGGAACACCGCGATGGCCGCGGTCCGCGACCACGGCCTGCCGCTGACCGAGGACCCGGCACGCACCGCTGGGGTGGCCTCGTTGGGGGTGGATGAGACCAGCTTCCAAGCGGCCGGGCCCAGGCGGCGGACGACGTTCGTGACCGGGCTGGTCGACCTCGACACCGGCCGGCTGCTGGACGTGGTCGACGGCCGTGCCGGCACGTCGGTGGCCGGCTGGCTGCAGCAGCGTGGTGACGGCTGGCTCTCGGCGGTCAGGCGGGTCGCCCTGGATCCGCACCGCGGCTACCTCAACGCGTTGCTGGAAGGGCTGGACGCGCCCACCGCCGTCGTCGACGCCTTCCACGTGATCAAGCTGGCCAACACCGTGGTCGACGAGGTCCGCCGTCGTGTCCAACAAGACGAGATGGGCCACCGCGGCCACAAGGGCGATCCGCTGTACGGCATCCGGCGCACCCTGCTCGTCGGTACAGAACGGCTCACCGACAAGGGCAAGGCGCGGCTGGAAGCCGCGCTGGTCGCGGGCGACCCCGACTGCGAGGTCTGGTACGCCCACCACGTCAAGGAGCTGCTCCGCAGGGTGTACCGCGCCGATGCTCACGACGAGGCCGCAGACCGACTCGAGGAGTTCCACGAGGCCTGCCAGTTCGTGGAGATCCCCGAGATCCGACGACTCGCCCGCACCCTGCGCCACTGGCACCATCAACTGCTCGCCTACTGGCGATGCGACGGCCTCTCCAACGGCAAGACCGAGGCCATCAACGCGCTCATCAAGCGCATCAAGCGCGTCGGCCACGGCTTTCGCAACCTCGCCAACTACCGCCTCCGGCTCCTGCTGTTCTGCGGCAAGCCCGCATGGCAGGATCAACCTGCCGCGAGACTGCGAGGCCCTCGCCACGCTTCGTGA